One genomic region from Jiangella sp. DSM 45060 encodes:
- a CDS encoding putative protein N(5)-glutamine methyltransferase, whose protein sequence is MLDDGVVARLRGAGCVFAEDEARLITETARTPAEAEAMVARRVAGEPLEHVLGWAAFAGLRVAVGPGVFVPRHRSELLVGLARERVRPGAVVVDLGCGTGALGLAVVHGIDGVELHAADVDPDAVAYARRNVEPAGHVHQGDLYDALPGELRGRVDVLLASPPYVPTAAIALMPPEARDHEPRTALDGGGDGLDLARRIAAGAPDWLRAGSGVLLIELSAAQAPAAADAVTAAGLSARQHHDDDAAVVTGR, encoded by the coding sequence GTGCTGGACGACGGCGTCGTCGCGCGGTTGCGTGGCGCGGGGTGTGTGTTCGCGGAGGACGAGGCGCGGCTGATCACCGAGACCGCGCGCACCCCGGCCGAGGCCGAGGCGATGGTGGCCCGGCGGGTCGCGGGCGAGCCGCTCGAGCACGTGCTGGGCTGGGCCGCGTTCGCCGGGCTGCGCGTCGCCGTCGGGCCGGGGGTGTTCGTGCCGCGGCACCGCAGCGAGCTGCTGGTCGGCCTCGCGCGGGAGCGGGTGCGGCCGGGCGCGGTGGTGGTCGACCTCGGGTGCGGGACGGGGGCGCTGGGGCTCGCCGTGGTGCACGGGATCGACGGCGTGGAGCTGCACGCGGCCGACGTCGACCCGGACGCGGTCGCGTACGCCCGCCGCAACGTCGAACCGGCCGGCCACGTCCACCAGGGCGACCTCTACGACGCCCTGCCGGGGGAGCTGCGGGGCCGGGTGGACGTGCTGCTGGCCAGCCCGCCGTACGTGCCGACCGCGGCCATCGCGCTGATGCCGCCCGAGGCCCGCGACCACGAGCCGCGCACCGCCCTCGACGGCGGCGGCGACGGGCTCGACCTCGCCCGCCGCATCGCCGCCGGGGCGCCGGACTGGCTGCGCGCCGGCAGCGGCGTCCTGCTGATCGAGCTGAGCGCCGCCCAGGCGCCGGCCGCCGCCGACGCCGTCACCGCGGCCGGGCTGAGCGCGCGGCAGCACCACGACGACGACGCGGCCGTCGTGACCGGGCGCTGA
- a CDS encoding TetR/AcrR family transcriptional regulator, whose protein sequence is MPERTRKGYHHGGLREAMVDATVELIAERGLHGFSISEAARRVGVTSAAPYRHFADRDELLAAAAIRAAGFLTAALRATPEGGPPADRLAAAAGAYVRFADGHRALFRTLVSSGLDKAAHPDLQRAAEPIVAAFVAPAAELLGRDGEPLALAVAATAQGYATLLLDGAWGDDETAAETAAEQARVAARALAAGWPR, encoded by the coding sequence GTGCCGGAACGGACGAGGAAGGGCTACCACCACGGCGGCCTGCGCGAGGCGATGGTCGACGCCACCGTCGAGCTGATCGCCGAACGCGGCCTGCACGGCTTCTCGATCTCCGAGGCGGCGCGCCGGGTCGGCGTCACCTCCGCGGCGCCGTACCGGCACTTCGCCGACCGCGACGAACTGCTCGCGGCGGCGGCGATCCGGGCGGCCGGGTTCCTGACGGCGGCGCTGCGGGCGACGCCCGAGGGCGGGCCGCCCGCCGATCGGCTGGCCGCGGCGGCGGGCGCGTACGTCCGGTTCGCCGACGGCCACCGGGCGCTGTTCCGGACGCTGGTGTCGTCCGGACTGGACAAGGCGGCGCACCCGGACCTGCAGCGGGCGGCCGAGCCGATCGTGGCGGCGTTCGTGGCGCCGGCCGCCGAGCTGCTCGGCCGGGACGGCGAGCCGCTCGCGCTCGCCGTGGCGGCGACCGCTCAGGGATACGCGACGCTGCTCCTGGACGGCGCCTGGGGCGACGACGAGACCGCGGCCGAGACGGCGGCGGAGCAGGCCCGCGTGGCGGCTCGGGCGCTGGCGGCCGGCTGGCCACGCTGA
- a CDS encoding oxidoreductase yields the protein MPSSLSGRVAVVTGGNSGIGLEAARAFAAAGAHTVLACRNRAKAEAVAAELPGSAEALELDLADLASVRAFAAAAASRFDHVDLLINNAGIMAAPRRLTTDGFELHFGVNHLGHFALTGLLWPLLAPDARVVTVSSGGHRRNALAFDDLALDRGYNRWTAYGRSKLANLLFAYELDRRAKRAGLDVVSVACHPGVARSNLTSTGPAVGGERPPWWLRLAYVAAQPAAAGAKPTVFAALDPSVRGGECVGPTGFAQSRGRPGFVSTSPQSHDPEAAARLWSVSEQLTGVRLLA from the coding sequence ATGCCTTCCTCCCTCTCCGGACGAGTCGCCGTCGTCACCGGCGGCAACAGCGGCATCGGCCTCGAGGCCGCCCGCGCCTTCGCCGCCGCCGGCGCCCACACCGTCCTGGCCTGCCGCAACCGCGCGAAGGCGGAGGCCGTGGCCGCCGAGCTGCCCGGGTCCGCCGAGGCGCTGGAGCTCGACCTCGCCGACCTCGCGTCCGTGCGAGCGTTCGCGGCCGCGGCGGCCAGCCGGTTCGACCACGTCGACCTGCTGATCAACAACGCCGGCATCATGGCGGCGCCACGGCGCCTCACGACCGACGGCTTCGAGCTGCACTTCGGCGTCAACCACCTGGGCCACTTCGCGCTGACCGGGCTGCTGTGGCCATTGCTTGCGCCGGACGCCCGAGTCGTCACCGTCAGCAGCGGCGGGCACCGGCGCAACGCGCTCGCCTTCGACGACCTGGCCCTCGACCGCGGCTACAACCGGTGGACGGCGTACGGGCGGTCGAAACTGGCCAACCTGCTGTTCGCGTACGAGCTGGACCGCCGGGCGAAGCGAGCCGGCCTGGACGTCGTCTCCGTCGCCTGCCATCCGGGCGTGGCGAGGTCGAACCTGACGTCGACCGGCCCGGCGGTCGGCGGCGAGCGACCTCCGTGGTGGCTGCGGCTGGCGTACGTGGCGGCGCAGCCGGCGGCCGCCGGGGCGAAGCCGACGGTGTTCGCGGCGCTGGATCCGTCCGTCCGCGGCGGCGAGTGCGTCGGGCCGACCGGGTTCGCGCAGTCCCGCGGGCGGCCCGGGTTCGTGTCGACCAGCCCGCAGTCGCACGACCCCGAGGCTGCGGCCCGGCTGTGGTCGGTGTCGGAGCAACTGACCGGCGTGCGTCTGCTCGCCTGA
- a CDS encoding M14 family zinc carboxypeptidase has protein sequence MWTRSLPAGLAGLVLTVSVALSAPAAPDDGALAPAQRTPEDRTQASELTPSLGTTDAATLLSTLAAAPTQLPGQPHDDVIVDVPENPGDASIPLNLTPYHAIAPALRALQESERVSVEIIGQSALGRDLHLVVVTTPMSDAEWAEWQRLSDLRSADPDAAIAAMEAGEYDDWKSPLFVNSNIHGNEWEGTDATLQVLDELAFSPDPEVTELLDQHVIAMVVTNNPDGRVAGTRANGNGFDINRDYITASQPESRAVRAQLIRYDPLTMLDEHGYTDTTLIEPTTGPHGENYEYDLYIRQAIRNGLAMEEAVLALGEPLVTEVNIPFRNQTDGWDDWPPIFTPMYAMLHGAVGHTVEIPLDPRDPRLPVQTRHEYTRVNTAVSRATIEANFAWAHENRMSLLADQLEIFRRGEAGESSRPIDDDLALSLALGDNGKTFLQDYPRAYVIPAERRGDAAAARLAQFLLDNDVEVHQARRPFTAGDATYPAGSYVVDLHQAKRGLASTILDVGRDVTTNFPTMYDISAWSQAYLWGADVATVPAGSSLDARALSAISAVAPTGYVPPGRPAHYGFAAGTLAGIRAVNAFVDAGVPVRRTASGVFAVPGSARSLVEDAAATYGIAFSAVGAAALRGAVPVDVASVGTSAPADELHALARMGFATTNVNAAGFNAGTYAFADFDALYVSTTGFDPRQLDAERQAAFAAWRAAGGTIVGRGAGGWTFSDRAGLLDVGLVDPREWNSANGIVAVTNDPASPVTGTASPSSFVSNPQHFTGLGAGVRVDQSLGGEGFFLAGHWIGHEAVAGQPVVVSGVAGGADVTLFATEPLYRSHPEGLFPQVANALWQ, from the coding sequence ATGTGGACTCGCTCGCTGCCCGCCGGCCTCGCCGGACTCGTGCTGACGGTGTCGGTGGCGCTGTCCGCCCCGGCCGCTCCCGACGACGGCGCCCTGGCCCCGGCGCAGCGCACCCCCGAGGACCGCACGCAGGCGTCGGAGCTGACGCCGTCGCTCGGCACGACGGACGCGGCGACGCTGCTGTCGACGCTCGCCGCCGCTCCGACCCAGCTGCCCGGGCAGCCGCACGACGACGTCATCGTCGACGTGCCGGAGAACCCCGGCGACGCGTCGATCCCGCTGAACCTGACGCCGTACCACGCCATCGCGCCGGCGCTGCGGGCGCTGCAGGAGAGCGAGCGCGTCAGCGTCGAGATCATCGGGCAGTCCGCGCTCGGCCGCGACCTGCACCTCGTCGTCGTCACCACCCCGATGAGCGACGCCGAGTGGGCGGAGTGGCAGCGGCTGTCCGACCTGCGCAGCGCCGACCCCGACGCCGCCATCGCCGCCATGGAGGCCGGCGAGTACGACGACTGGAAGTCGCCGCTGTTCGTCAACAGCAACATCCACGGCAACGAGTGGGAGGGCACCGACGCGACGCTGCAGGTGCTCGACGAGCTGGCGTTCTCGCCCGACCCCGAGGTCACCGAGCTGCTCGACCAGCACGTCATCGCGATGGTCGTCACGAACAACCCGGACGGCCGCGTCGCCGGCACCCGCGCCAACGGCAACGGGTTCGACATCAACCGCGACTACATCACGGCCTCGCAGCCCGAGTCGCGCGCCGTCCGCGCCCAGCTGATCCGCTACGACCCGCTGACCATGCTGGACGAGCACGGCTACACCGACACGACGCTGATCGAACCGACCACCGGGCCACACGGCGAGAACTACGAGTACGACCTCTACATCCGGCAGGCCATCCGCAACGGCCTGGCCATGGAGGAGGCGGTGCTCGCGCTCGGCGAGCCGCTGGTGACCGAGGTGAACATCCCATTCCGCAACCAGACCGACGGCTGGGACGACTGGCCGCCGATCTTCACGCCGATGTACGCGATGCTGCACGGTGCCGTCGGGCACACCGTCGAGATCCCGCTGGACCCGCGCGATCCGCGCCTGCCGGTGCAGACCCGGCACGAGTACACCCGCGTCAACACCGCCGTCTCGCGCGCCACCATCGAGGCGAACTTCGCGTGGGCGCACGAGAACCGGATGAGCCTGCTCGCCGACCAGCTGGAGATCTTCCGGCGCGGCGAGGCCGGCGAGTCGTCGCGGCCGATCGACGACGACCTCGCCCTGTCGCTCGCGCTCGGCGACAACGGGAAGACGTTCCTGCAGGACTACCCGCGGGCCTACGTCATTCCGGCCGAGCGGCGCGGAGACGCGGCCGCCGCGCGACTGGCGCAGTTCCTCCTCGACAACGACGTCGAGGTGCACCAGGCGCGGCGGCCGTTCACCGCCGGCGACGCCACCTACCCGGCCGGCTCCTACGTCGTCGACCTGCACCAGGCCAAGCGCGGCCTGGCCAGCACGATCCTCGACGTCGGCCGCGACGTCACGACGAACTTCCCCACCATGTACGACATCTCGGCGTGGAGCCAGGCGTACCTGTGGGGCGCGGACGTCGCGACGGTGCCCGCCGGGTCGTCGCTGGACGCCCGCGCGCTATCGGCGATCTCGGCCGTGGCGCCGACGGGGTACGTGCCGCCGGGGCGGCCGGCGCACTACGGGTTCGCCGCCGGCACGCTGGCCGGGATCCGCGCGGTGAACGCGTTCGTCGACGCCGGCGTCCCGGTGCGGCGGACGGCGTCCGGGGTCTTCGCGGTGCCCGGCTCGGCCCGCTCGCTCGTCGAGGACGCGGCGGCGACGTACGGCATCGCGTTCTCCGCGGTCGGCGCGGCGGCCCTTCGGGGCGCCGTCCCGGTGGACGTCGCGTCCGTCGGCACCAGCGCGCCGGCCGACGAGCTGCACGCGCTGGCCCGCATGGGCTTCGCCACGACGAACGTCAATGCGGCCGGGTTCAACGCCGGGACGTACGCGTTCGCCGACTTCGACGCCCTGTACGTCTCGACCACCGGGTTCGACCCGCGGCAGCTGGACGCGGAGCGGCAGGCGGCGTTCGCGGCCTGGCGCGCGGCCGGCGGCACGATCGTCGGGCGCGGCGCCGGCGGCTGGACGTTCAGCGACCGCGCCGGGCTCCTCGACGTCGGGCTGGTCGACCCGCGCGAGTGGAACTCCGCCAACGGCATCGTCGCGGTGACGAACGACCCCGCCTCGCCCGTCACCGGCACGGCGTCGCCGTCGTCGTTCGTCAGCAACCCGCAGCACTTCACCGGCCTCGGCGCGGGCGTGCGCGTCGACCAGAGCCTCGGCGGCGAGGGCTTCTTCCTGGCCGGTCACTGGATCGGGCACGAGGCCGTCGCCGGTCAGCCGGTCGTCGTCAGCGGCGTGGCCGGCGGCGCCGACGTCACGCTGTTCGCCACCGAGCCGCTCTACCGCTCGCATCCGGAAGGGCTGTTCCCGCAGGTCGCGAACGCGCTCTGGCAGTAG
- a CDS encoding S8 family serine peptidase, protein MTRPSRAPGRRAVTRRAGLAATAAVALAAGTLGTVAAGTAAPASDGYLGTLAELAGLPEPSDELTHEPTGAWFVELTAKPVADGGSSATAQRQQDRVLAEADALGADVEVRYTYDRLWNGLSVTASDADISRLAGSAEVAAVYPVVTVDAPDPATSEPAMDSALGMTGADIAQSELGFTGDGLRVGIVDTGIDIDHPDLGGGGTPGETAFPTGRVVAGYDFVGDDYNADDTSAAYQPVPSPDDNPDDCNGHGSHVAGIVGASGDSAAGGVTGVAPDVEFGAYRVFGCGGSTTSDIILAALERAHADDMDVVNMSLGAGFVTWPEYPTATASDALVDDGVVVVASIGNNGTSGTWSAGAPGVGDKVIGVASFDNTEYDARMFTVSPDGREVGYAEASGAPSAPTSGDVPLSRTGTPDSTQDGCTAAGALPDLTGTVALIERGTCPFYEKAHNAQQAGASAVVLYNNVPGAFAPTVAPPTPADPPITIPVVAVDQETGIELDGRIAAGATTLTWTDETTTVENSTGGLISSFSSYGMASDLSLKPDLGAPGGLIRSTYPLEGDGYAVISGTSMASPHVAGAVALLLQAHPSLSPEEVRDVLQNSADPADWSLVPGAGYVEPAHRQGAGMLDIDDAILAPVAVAPGKLSLGESEAGPAVRTLTLTNDGDEDVTYELSHADGITTAGAPNNPEFFEGGASVAFSAPSVTVPAGSSATVDVTVTAPAEPDLGQYGGWVVLTPAEGQPLRVPFAGFVGDYQQLPVLTDAGFGLPALGDVTACERYVGVNCTMGGEYDLLPEGATFSMTEGDYPVVIAHLEHAAQNVSVQLFHAKADGTAGRPYAGGRLNTVLSEDFVGRSSAATAFNAYTWDGMRPRGSGTDRRVPVPDGRYVLRLTATKPLGDPANPDHVETWDSPAIVVDRS, encoded by the coding sequence ATGACACGACCATCGAGAGCGCCGGGGAGGCGGGCCGTCACCCGGCGCGCCGGACTCGCCGCGACCGCCGCGGTGGCGCTGGCCGCCGGGACGCTCGGCACCGTCGCCGCCGGCACCGCTGCGCCCGCGAGCGACGGCTACCTCGGCACCCTCGCCGAGCTGGCCGGGCTGCCCGAGCCCAGCGACGAGCTGACGCACGAGCCGACCGGCGCGTGGTTCGTCGAGCTGACCGCGAAGCCGGTCGCCGACGGCGGCAGCAGCGCCACGGCGCAGCGCCAGCAGGACCGCGTCCTCGCCGAGGCCGACGCGCTGGGCGCCGACGTGGAGGTCCGCTACACCTACGACCGGCTGTGGAACGGCCTGTCGGTCACGGCGTCCGACGCCGACATCAGCCGGCTGGCCGGCTCGGCCGAGGTCGCCGCGGTGTACCCCGTCGTCACCGTCGACGCGCCCGACCCGGCGACGTCCGAGCCCGCCATGGACTCCGCGCTCGGCATGACCGGCGCCGACATCGCGCAGAGCGAGCTGGGCTTCACCGGCGACGGCCTCAGGGTCGGCATCGTCGACACCGGCATCGACATCGACCACCCGGATCTCGGTGGCGGCGGTACGCCCGGTGAGACGGCGTTCCCGACCGGCCGCGTCGTGGCCGGCTACGACTTCGTCGGCGACGACTACAACGCCGACGACACCTCCGCCGCCTACCAGCCCGTCCCCAGCCCCGACGACAACCCGGACGACTGCAATGGACACGGCAGTCACGTCGCCGGCATCGTCGGCGCGAGCGGCGACAGCGCGGCCGGCGGCGTCACCGGTGTGGCGCCGGACGTCGAGTTCGGCGCGTACCGGGTGTTCGGCTGCGGCGGCTCGACGACGTCCGACATCATCCTGGCCGCGCTCGAGCGGGCGCACGCCGACGACATGGACGTCGTCAACATGAGCCTCGGCGCCGGCTTCGTCACCTGGCCGGAGTACCCGACGGCGACGGCCAGCGACGCGCTGGTCGACGACGGCGTCGTGGTGGTCGCCTCGATCGGCAACAACGGCACGTCCGGCACCTGGTCCGCGGGAGCGCCGGGTGTCGGCGACAAGGTCATCGGCGTCGCGTCGTTCGACAACACCGAGTACGACGCGCGCATGTTCACCGTCAGCCCGGACGGCCGCGAGGTCGGCTACGCCGAGGCGAGCGGCGCGCCCAGCGCACCGACGTCCGGCGACGTCCCGCTGTCGCGCACCGGCACGCCCGACTCCACCCAGGACGGGTGCACGGCGGCCGGGGCGCTGCCCGACCTGACCGGCACCGTCGCGCTGATCGAGCGGGGCACCTGCCCGTTCTACGAGAAGGCGCACAACGCCCAGCAGGCCGGCGCGTCCGCCGTCGTCCTCTACAACAACGTGCCCGGCGCGTTCGCGCCGACGGTGGCGCCGCCGACCCCGGCCGACCCGCCGATCACCATCCCCGTCGTCGCCGTCGACCAGGAGACCGGCATCGAGCTGGACGGTCGCATCGCCGCCGGCGCCACGACGCTGACCTGGACCGACGAAACCACCACCGTCGAGAACTCGACCGGCGGGCTGATCTCGTCGTTCAGCTCCTACGGCATGGCGTCGGACCTGTCGCTGAAGCCGGACCTCGGCGCTCCGGGCGGGCTGATCCGTTCGACCTACCCGCTCGAGGGCGACGGCTACGCCGTCATCTCCGGCACCTCGATGGCGTCGCCGCACGTCGCCGGCGCGGTCGCGCTGCTGCTGCAGGCGCACCCGTCGCTCAGCCCCGAGGAGGTCCGCGACGTGCTGCAGAACAGCGCCGACCCGGCCGACTGGTCGCTGGTGCCGGGCGCCGGGTACGTCGAGCCGGCGCACCGTCAGGGCGCGGGCATGCTCGACATCGACGACGCGATCCTCGCGCCGGTCGCGGTGGCACCGGGCAAGCTGTCGCTCGGTGAGAGCGAGGCCGGCCCGGCTGTGCGCACGCTCACGCTGACGAACGACGGCGACGAGGACGTGACGTACGAGCTGTCGCACGCCGACGGCATCACCACGGCGGGCGCGCCGAACAACCCGGAGTTCTTCGAAGGTGGCGCTTCCGTCGCGTTCTCGGCGCCGTCGGTGACGGTGCCGGCCGGTTCGTCCGCGACGGTGGACGTGACGGTGACCGCGCCGGCCGAGCCGGACCTCGGCCAGTACGGCGGCTGGGTCGTCCTGACCCCGGCCGAGGGCCAGCCGCTGCGGGTGCCGTTCGCCGGCTTCGTCGGCGACTACCAGCAGCTGCCGGTCCTCACCGACGCCGGGTTCGGGCTGCCCGCGCTGGGCGATGTCACGGCGTGCGAGCGCTACGTCGGCGTCAACTGCACGATGGGCGGCGAGTACGACCTGCTGCCCGAGGGCGCGACGTTCTCCATGACCGAGGGCGACTACCCGGTCGTCATCGCGCACCTGGAGCACGCGGCGCAGAACGTGTCGGTGCAGCTGTTCCACGCCAAGGCCGACGGCACGGCGGGGCGCCCCTATGCGGGCGGCCGCCTGAACACCGTCCTCTCCGAGGACTTCGTCGGCCGCAGCAGCGCGGCGACCGCGTTCAACGCCTACACCTGGGACGGCATGCGTCCGCGCGGCAGCGGCACCGACCGGCGCGTCCCCGTGCCCGACGGCCGCTACGTCCTCCGCCTGACGGCCACCAAGCCGCTCGGCGACCCCGCCAACCCGGACCACGTCGAGACCTGGGACTCCCCAGCCATCGTCGTCGACCGCTCCTAG
- the glgB gene encoding 1,4-alpha-glucan branching protein GlgB, which produces MIGAERLLGEVDLHLIGEGRHERLWEVLGARVVTIDGIAGTAFTVWAPNARLVQVAGEFNGWDGGRHSMTRLSGGVWGLFVPGVGDGALYKFKVHGADGHWRDKADPMAFRTEVPPAQASIVHESRHAWNDEAWLARRPASAHAHPMSVYEVHLGSWRRGRSYRELAVELAEYVTELGFTHVEFLPVAEHPFGGSWGYQVTSYYAPTARFGHPDDFKFLVDTLHQAGIGVLLDWVPAHFPRDDWALARFDGTPLYEHADPRRGEHPDWGTYVFDFGRPEVRNFLVANALYWLTEYHIDGLRVDAVASMLYLDYSRAEGAWLPNVHGGRENLDAIAFLQETNATAYRSVPGIVSVAEESTAWPGVTRPTHLGGLGFGLKWNMGWMHDSLAYLSRDPIHRQYHHHQLTFSMMYAFSENFVLPLSHDEVVHGKGSLLGKLPGDRWQQLATLRAFYAYMWAHPGKQLLFMGGELAQESEWAEGRELEWWLLERPGHAGVQRLVTDLNAAYRAAPELWALDSDPAGFEWIDANDATGNVLSFLRHGPDGEVLACVANFNARPHEGYRLGLPQAGPWQEVMNTDAALYGGSDVGNLGRVVAVDEPWHGRPASAVLRVPPLGTLWLRPAPTH; this is translated from the coding sequence ATGATCGGCGCAGAGCGGCTCCTGGGCGAGGTCGACCTCCACCTCATCGGTGAGGGCCGGCACGAGCGGCTCTGGGAGGTGCTGGGCGCCCGGGTCGTCACCATCGACGGCATCGCGGGCACCGCGTTCACCGTGTGGGCGCCGAACGCGCGGCTGGTCCAGGTGGCCGGCGAGTTCAACGGCTGGGACGGCGGCCGGCACAGCATGACGCGCCTGAGCGGCGGCGTGTGGGGGCTGTTCGTGCCGGGCGTCGGCGACGGCGCGCTGTACAAGTTCAAGGTGCATGGCGCCGACGGCCACTGGCGCGACAAGGCCGACCCCATGGCGTTCCGCACCGAGGTGCCGCCCGCGCAGGCGTCGATCGTGCACGAGTCGCGCCACGCGTGGAACGACGAGGCGTGGCTGGCCCGGCGGCCCGCGTCGGCGCACGCGCACCCGATGTCGGTGTACGAGGTGCACCTGGGGTCGTGGCGGCGCGGTCGCTCGTACCGTGAGCTGGCCGTCGAGCTGGCGGAGTACGTCACCGAGCTGGGCTTCACCCACGTCGAGTTCCTGCCCGTCGCCGAGCACCCGTTCGGCGGCTCGTGGGGCTACCAGGTGACGTCGTACTACGCGCCGACGGCCCGGTTCGGCCACCCCGACGACTTCAAGTTCCTCGTCGACACCCTGCACCAGGCCGGCATCGGCGTGCTGCTCGACTGGGTGCCGGCGCACTTCCCCCGCGACGACTGGGCGCTGGCCCGGTTCGACGGCACGCCGCTCTACGAGCACGCCGACCCCCGCCGCGGCGAGCACCCCGACTGGGGCACGTACGTCTTCGACTTCGGCCGCCCCGAGGTGCGCAACTTCCTCGTCGCCAACGCCCTCTACTGGCTGACCGAGTACCACATCGACGGCCTGCGCGTCGACGCCGTCGCGTCCATGCTGTACCTCGACTACTCCCGCGCCGAGGGGGCGTGGCTGCCCAACGTGCACGGCGGCCGCGAGAACCTCGACGCCATCGCGTTCCTGCAGGAGACCAACGCCACGGCGTACCGGTCGGTGCCCGGCATCGTGTCCGTCGCCGAAGAGTCCACCGCCTGGCCCGGCGTCACCCGTCCCACCCATCTCGGCGGCCTCGGGTTCGGGCTGAAGTGGAACATGGGCTGGATGCACGACTCGCTGGCGTACCTGTCGCGCGACCCGATCCACCGGCAGTACCACCACCATCAGCTGACGTTCTCGATGATGTACGCGTTCAGCGAGAACTTCGTCCTCCCCCTCTCCCACGACGAGGTCGTGCACGGCAAGGGGTCGCTGCTCGGCAAGCTGCCCGGCGACCGGTGGCAGCAGCTGGCCACGCTGCGCGCGTTCTACGCCTACATGTGGGCGCACCCGGGCAAGCAGCTGCTGTTCATGGGTGGTGAACTGGCCCAGGAGTCCGAGTGGGCCGAGGGCCGCGAGCTCGAGTGGTGGCTGCTGGAGCGGCCGGGGCACGCGGGGGTGCAGCGGCTGGTCACCGACCTCAACGCGGCGTACCGGGCCGCGCCGGAGCTGTGGGCGCTCGACTCCGACCCGGCCGGCTTCGAGTGGATCGACGCCAACGACGCTACCGGCAACGTGCTCTCGTTCCTGCGCCACGGCCCCGACGGGGAGGTGCTGGCGTGCGTCGCGAACTTCAACGCGCGGCCGCACGAGGGCTACCGGCTGGGGCTGCCGCAGGCGGGGCCGTGGCAGGAGGTCATGAACACCGACGCCGCGCTCTACGGCGGTTCGGACGTCGGCAACCTCGGCCGGGTCGTCGCGGTCGACGAACCCTGGCACGGCCGCCCGGCGTCTGCGGTGCTGCGGGTGCCGCCGCTGGGCACCCTCTGGCTGCGCCCTGCGCCGACCCACTGA
- a CDS encoding MurR/RpiR family transcriptional regulator, whose translation MASAGPAATSRGPRQLAFLADRLPSMSAAERKITDVLTRSPDDAISMSITELADRAGVSEATISRYCRRLQFKGYQDLRIRIARELAAEEASAGGSAENGIELAASTSADLLNRTARLLDPAKVDRAADAISAARRVVCVGLGASGIAAQAAAHHLLGIGVRAESHADLHVLLGATALLDSSDVVLAFSRTGSAKDVTACVRLAHAQGATVISVTNASRSPVAKLSDIVLQVASEGTIGTLDSVLVQVFVLEILMRGCLERLGPAAELAAARVSEVIMGRLY comes from the coding sequence ATGGCATCTGCCGGCCCCGCAGCCACCTCCCGCGGCCCACGTCAGCTCGCGTTCCTCGCCGACCGCCTGCCGTCGATGTCGGCGGCCGAGCGCAAGATCACCGACGTGCTCACCAGATCGCCCGACGACGCCATCAGCATGTCGATCACCGAGCTCGCCGATCGCGCCGGCGTCAGCGAGGCGACGATCAGCCGCTACTGCCGCCGGCTGCAGTTCAAGGGCTACCAGGACCTGCGCATCCGCATCGCCCGCGAGCTCGCCGCCGAGGAGGCCAGCGCGGGCGGCAGCGCCGAGAACGGCATCGAGCTCGCCGCCTCGACCAGCGCGGACCTGCTGAACCGTACGGCACGGCTACTCGATCCGGCCAAGGTGGATCGCGCGGCCGACGCCATCAGCGCGGCACGCCGGGTCGTCTGCGTCGGGCTCGGAGCCTCCGGGATCGCCGCGCAGGCCGCCGCGCACCACCTGCTCGGCATCGGGGTCCGGGCCGAGTCGCACGCCGACCTCCACGTGCTGCTCGGCGCCACGGCGCTGCTCGACTCGTCGGACGTCGTGCTGGCGTTCAGCCGGACCGGCAGCGCGAAGGACGTCACGGCCTGCGTCCGCCTGGCGCACGCTCAGGGCGCGACCGTGATCTCGGTGACCAACGCGTCGCGCTCGCCGGTCGCCAAGCTCTCCGACATCGTGCTCCAGGTCGCGAGCGAGGGCACCATCGGCACCCTCGACTCCGTCCTGGTGCAGGTGTTCGTCCTCGAGATCCTGATGCGTGGCTGCTTGGAACGGCTCGGGCCGGCCGCCGAGCTCGCCGCGGCCCGCGTGTCCGAGGTGATCATGGGTCGCCTCTACTGA